In a genomic window of Gossypium arboreum isolate Shixiya-1 chromosome 9, ASM2569848v2, whole genome shotgun sequence:
- the LOC108457498 gene encoding UDP-N-acetylglucosamine transferase subunit ALG14-like, whose translation MGKNSRFCFSNLSSNLPITCLITFTTIFLLRVLNVIYRTGKPLGKRVSPQWPLSTLIVLGSGGHTAEMINLLLVLRKERFTPRFYIAAATDNMSLQKARVVENSLADSSETKGLSAEFMQIYRSREVGQSYVTSVWTTLVAIAHALWLMIKIRPQVVLCNGPGTCIPLCVIAFFFKVVGIRWSSIFYVESIARVKRLSLSGLLLYKLRIADQFFVQWPQLQRQYPRAHYVGCLM comes from the exons TCTTCAAATCTTCCGATCACTTGTTTGATCACTTTTACCACCATTTTCCTACTCCGAGTTCTTAACGTCATTTACCGAACCGGCAAGCCACTAGGCAAAAGAGTTTCTCCGCAGTGGCCTCTCAGCACTCTGATTGTTTTAGGTTCAG GAGGTCACACAGCGGAGATGATTAATCTCTTGTTAGTTTTGCGAAAGGAAAGGTTTACACCGAGGTTCTATATCGCCGCTGCTACTGATAATATGAGTCTTCAAAAAGCTCGTGTAGTGGAGAATTCTTTGGCTGATTCG AGTGAGACCAAGGGACTCTCTGCAGAATTTATGCAGATCTATAGAAGCAGGGAAGTTGGTCAATCATATGTAACTTCTGTTTGGACAACTTTAGTTGCCATAGCTCATGCATTGTGGCTGATGATTAAAATCAGGCCTCAAGTG GTTCTTTGCAATGGCCCTGGTACTTGTATTCCTCTATGTGTAATTGCATTCTTTTTCAAG GTGGTTGGAATTAGATGGTCATCCATTTTTTATGTTGAGAGCATTGCAAGAGTAAAAAGACTCTCTTTAAGTGGTTTGTTGCTTTACAAGTTAAGGATTGCTGATCAGTTCTTTGTGCAATGGCCGCAACTGCAGAGACAATACCCTCGGGCTCATTATGTAGGTTGCCTGATGTAG